CTGCAGCGGGTGGTGGACGCCCTCGCGGGCATGCCGGTTCGGGCCCTGGTGACCACGGGGCCGGCAGTGGATCCGGAGTCCATCCGTGCCGCCGCGAACGTGGTGGTGCGTCGCTCGGCTCCGCACGCCCGCGTGTTCCGTGAGGCATCCGCGGTGGTCACGCATGCGGGCCACGGCACGGTGATCCGGGCCCTCGCCGCCGGGGTGCCGCTCCTCTGCCTCCCCATGGGCCGGGACCAGCCCGACATCGCCGCGCGGGTGGTGCACCGGGGAGCAGGGGTGCGGCTCTCGCCCCGGGCCGGCGTGCCCGCGCTCCGGAAGGCCCTCGTCAGGGTCTTGGAGGAGCCCGGGTTCCGCGAGCGGGCGGCGGCCATCTCGCGGACCATCGCCGAGGAGGTGCGGCGGGACGATGCGGTCGGGGAGCTGGAGGCACTCGCCAGCCGCTCAGCGGCTGCCTGAGCGCGTCCCCTGCGGGCCGACCGGGCTCAGGCCGCGGCGCCCGCCCGCAGCGGGCGCGCCAGCAGCCGCAGGAGGGCTTCGGCGACCGGCTCGGGCGCGTCCGCGGGCGAGAAGTGGCTCGCCTCCGCGATCCAGGTGAGCTCCGCCCCCGGGATGTCGGCGGCCAGGCGCTCGGCGTACTCCGGCTTCTGGAACGGGTCCTGGCGCCCCCACACCACGGCGGCGGGAATGGACAGCCCCGGCAGCATCGGCGCGATCTCCTCCGTGTGCCGGGAGTCCAGCGACCGCGCGTGCTCCACGAAGACGTCGAGCCCCTCCGGGGTGGAGAAGGGCTCCAGGAAGCCGTCGAGGAAGCTCTCCGCCCGCGCCTGGTCCACGAACCCGCGCCGGAGCCCCAGCTTGAGCCCCTTGGTGGTGAGCCCCGCAGGCATGTGCTCCACGACCGGCGCGGCGGCCTGGATCGCCTTCATCTCCGGGATGGGCCACGAGTCGTAGCAGACCGAGTCCACGAGCCCCAGCCGCGCCACCCGCTCCGGGTGCCGCACCGCCAGGATCTGCGCCACCCCGCCGCCGATGTCGTGGCCCACCACCGTCGCGCGGCCGATCCCGAGCGCGTCCAGCAGCTCCACCACGTACCCCGCCTGCGCGGTGATGTCCACGGGCTGCCCCCCGGGCG
This DNA window, taken from Longimicrobiaceae bacterium, encodes the following:
- a CDS encoding alpha/beta hydrolase, giving the protein MTIQDDGVGGTGRTLRVPAGGRSLHLREWGDPASEAVLLLHGIPTNGLLWTDVAPRLAARARVLAPDLLGYGRSDAPGGQPVDITAQAGYVVELLDALGIGRATVVGHDIGGGVAQILAVRHPERVARLGLVDSVCYDSWPIPEMKAIQAAAPVVEHMPAGLTTKGLKLGLRRGFVDQARAESFLDGFLEPFSTPEGLDVFVEHARSLDSRHTEEIAPMLPGLSIPAAVVWGRQDPFQKPEYAERLAADIPGAELTWIAEASHFSPADAPEPVAEALLRLLARPLRAGAAA